In the genome of Zobellia nedashkovskayae, the window TTACCGCGCATCCACAGTCCTAGTATGGGCCGTACCAGGTAACTTAGTTTAATAAGTAAGGGCCTAGGAACGGCATTCAGAATAAACTTGAAAATTTTGGACACGTATTACATCAATTTGCACAAATTAACTTTGTTCGCCCTAATTTAAAGAACAATTTTTTCCTTGCGGAAATTGTCTTCTTCATCAGTTTCGATACCCAAAGCTTCGTAAATGTACTGAAACGTAGATAGTAATTCAGGTTTACCATTAACTATGGCTACGTTGTGCTCAAAATGCGCACTTGGTTTTCCATCTGCTGTTAAGATGGTCCAACCGTCCTTTAATTGTTTTATACGTCTTGTTCCCATGTTGATCATAGGTTCAATAGCAACAACAAGGCCTTCCTTAAATTGTTTTCCCCTACCACGTTTTCCATAGTTTGGCATTTCCGGTCCTTCATGAAGTTTTTTGCCCAATCCGTGACCTACCAATTCACGAACAACACCGTATCCATGATTTTCACAGTAATTCTGTATGGCAAAAGCAACATCGCCAACGCGATTTCCAGCTTTGAATTCTGAAATTCCCAAGTACAATGATTCTTTAGCTACTTTTAATAGCTTTTTAGTTTCTTCCGCTACTTCTCCTACAGGAAAAGTATACGCATGATCACCGTAATAACCATTTTTAAGAGAACCACAATCCACGGAAATAATATCGCCTTCTTTTAATGGTTCATTGTTCGGAATACCATGTACCACTTGAGCATTAGGACTCATATTCAATGTATTCGGAAAGTCGTACATGCCTAGAAAACCTGGTTCAGCGCCCTGTTCCCGTATAAACTCTTCTGCTAATTTATCAAGAAATAGAGCGTTGACACCTGGTTTTATTTCCGATGCCAGCATGCCCAGGGTTTTTGATACTACTAGGGCGCTTTCACGCATTAGTTCTATTTCCTCGGGTGTTTTTAATTTAATCATAGCGGCAAAGGTAAAAATATTTGATGGTATTCTTTATACAAGAGATTCTCTTGTCATTAATTTAGGTTGTGGAACACCTAGTAATTTCAAAATGGTTGGAGCAATATCGCCTAAAACACCATCTTTAATCTTCTTAATGTCCTTATCTACCAAAATCAACGGAACAGGATTAGTGGTATGGGCCGTATTTGGACTACCATCTGGGTTAATCATGGTTTCGCAATTACCGTGATCGGCAATTACAATAGAAGTATACCCGTTTTCAAGACCTGCGGTTACTACAGCTTTTGCACATTCATCAACCACTTCACAGGCTTTAATGGCAGCAGACATAACTCCTGTATGGCCTACCATGTCAGGGTTGGCAAAGTTCAAACAAACAAAATCAACTTCTCCTTTTTTCAATTCAGGAATAATAGCATCTCTAATTTCGTAAGCGCTCATCTCTGGTTGCAAATCGTAAGTGGCAACCTTAGGAGAAGGACATAAAAGACGTTGTTCACCATCAAACGGCTCTTCCCGTCCACCATTAAAGAAAAAAGTAACATGTGGATACTTTTCAGTTTCTGCAATACGAATCTGCTTTTTATGTGCTCTTTCTAAAACCTCACCAAGGGTATCTTCAATATTTGCTTTATCGTAAACTACATGAACACCTTTATAAGATGCGTCATAGTTTGTTAGCGTAACATAGTATAAATTTAATTTATGCATGTTCTGCTCATGCATATCCACTTGGTTTAGTACCTCAGTAAGTTCACGGCCACGATCAGTTCTGAAGTTAAAGAAAATAACTACATCATCTTCTGTGATTTTAGCAACAGGATTTCCATTACTATCCGTCATTACGATAGGCTCAATAAATTCATCAGTAACGCCATTATCATAATTTTCTTGCATTTTAGCGCCAATGTCAGTAGTTTTTTCGCCTTCGGCATTCACCATAACATCGTAGGCTTTTTTCACTCGTTCCCAGCGCTTATCACGATCCATAGCAAAATACCTTCCTACTACAGAAGCCAATTTTGTGTTTTTATCGGTACAAAAGTCACTAAGATCGGTCAAGAAACCTTTTCCACTTTTCGGGTCAACATCTCTACCATCGGTAAAGGCGTGAACGAACATGTTTTTAACGCCAGAATCATTTCCGGCCTTAATAAGTCCTTTAATGTGGTTGATGTGGCTATGAACCCCACCATTACTTACCAATCCTAAAAAGTGTACCGGCTTGTTATTTTTCTTGGCATAAGCAAAAGCATCTTTCAAGACTTTCTCGTCTTTAAGCGTATTTTCTTTTACAGCCAGATTTATTTTAGCTAAATCTTGATAAACGATACGTCCCGCACCAAGGTTCATATGTCCTACTTCACTATTCCCCATTTGACCTTCAGGAAGACCAACATTCATACCATCCGTAAGAAGGTTTGCATTTGGGTAGTTTTTATAAAGAGAGTCAACAAATGGAGTATTTGCATTGTCTACCGCGGAGACCTTGGGATTGGGAGATTTTCCCCAACCGTCAAGAATCATAAGTATTACTTTTTTGTTCATGGCTATGATAAATTAGATTATCAAAAGTACTGTGATCCAAGAGGAAATGCCAATTATAGCGATGCTTTTTTAATGCGATTTTAGCATTGTTAGAGATGCCACATTTTCTTGGCCTAAACGAGGTTTTCTAAATTGCCGACTAGAGGGATTACCTCTTTTTATCTACTTATGGAAAGCATTGTATAATGGTTGTTATTAAAGCGTTATCAATAATTTAAATGAATATTAGTAAAATATGAAAGTGTTAAAATTAAGTTATTATGACCCCCAAGTTGTAACAACTTCGCAAAATTCCAGTCTATCTTTATACAATCAATAAATATTCATCAATTTAAATCATTCATCATGAGAAAAACGTTTTTAACTTTCGCAATGGCCTGTTTGGTCGGAACTACTGCCGTAATGGCCAATGACACAATTACAACTACAGATGCGCCAGCATTTGAAATGTTTGACACTGTAGAACTAAATTCTTTCTGTAAAGCAATTATGCAAGGAGATTTGGAA includes:
- the gpmI gene encoding 2,3-bisphosphoglycerate-independent phosphoglycerate mutase; amino-acid sequence: MNKKVILMILDGWGKSPNPKVSAVDNANTPFVDSLYKNYPNANLLTDGMNVGLPEGQMGNSEVGHMNLGAGRIVYQDLAKINLAVKENTLKDEKVLKDAFAYAKKNNKPVHFLGLVSNGGVHSHINHIKGLIKAGNDSGVKNMFVHAFTDGRDVDPKSGKGFLTDLSDFCTDKNTKLASVVGRYFAMDRDKRWERVKKAYDVMVNAEGEKTTDIGAKMQENYDNGVTDEFIEPIVMTDSNGNPVAKITEDDVVIFFNFRTDRGRELTEVLNQVDMHEQNMHKLNLYYVTLTNYDASYKGVHVVYDKANIEDTLGEVLERAHKKQIRIAETEKYPHVTFFFNGGREEPFDGEQRLLCPSPKVATYDLQPEMSAYEIRDAIIPELKKGEVDFVCLNFANPDMVGHTGVMSAAIKACEVVDECAKAVVTAGLENGYTSIVIADHGNCETMINPDGSPNTAHTTNPVPLILVDKDIKKIKDGVLGDIAPTILKLLGVPQPKLMTRESLV
- the map gene encoding type I methionyl aminopeptidase; protein product: MIKLKTPEEIELMRESALVVSKTLGMLASEIKPGVNALFLDKLAEEFIREQGAEPGFLGMYDFPNTLNMSPNAQVVHGIPNNEPLKEGDIISVDCGSLKNGYYGDHAYTFPVGEVAEETKKLLKVAKESLYLGISEFKAGNRVGDVAFAIQNYCENHGYGVVRELVGHGLGKKLHEGPEMPNYGKRGRGKQFKEGLVVAIEPMINMGTRRIKQLKDGWTILTADGKPSAHFEHNVAIVNGKPELLSTFQYIYEALGIETDEEDNFRKEKIVL